The following are from one region of the Candidatus Neomarinimicrobiota bacterium genome:
- a CDS encoding PIG-L family deacetylase — protein MENKNKIIILAPHTDDGELGCGATIAKFLEEDKDVYYVAFSICEESVPDGFPKDALKYECQDATKFLGIHPDNLIILNYPVRKFTENRQPILEDLVQLKKDLSPDLVILPSSFDVHQDHATIYQEGIRAFKESSILGYEFMWNNYTFSSTMFSVVEERHVRKKIEALDIYKTQEKRFYMKEKLITGQANFRGLQIYREYAEAFEVIRWILE, from the coding sequence ATGGAAAATAAAAATAAAATCATAATCCTCGCCCCCCACACCGATGACGGGGAATTAGGCTGCGGAGCAACTATCGCCAAGTTCCTGGAAGAGGATAAGGATGTTTACTACGTCGCATTTTCCATTTGTGAGGAATCCGTCCCTGACGGTTTCCCCAAAGATGCGCTAAAATACGAATGTCAGGATGCGACAAAGTTCCTGGGAATCCATCCGGATAACCTCATTATCCTGAACTATCCGGTGCGAAAATTCACGGAAAACCGGCAACCGATTCTCGAGGATCTCGTTCAGTTAAAAAAAGACCTTTCGCCGGATCTCGTCATTTTGCCCTCCTCGTTTGATGTCCATCAGGACCACGCCACAATTTACCAGGAAGGGATTCGGGCATTTAAAGAAAGCTCTATCCTGGGATATGAATTCATGTGGAACAATTATACCTTTAGTTCCACCATGTTTTCGGTCGTTGAGGAGCGGCATGTCCGGAAAAAAATAGAGGCGCTCGATATCTATAAAACCCAGGAAAAGCGGTTCTATATGAAAGAAAAACTCATTACTGGCCAGGCAAATTTCCGTGGCCTGCAGATCTACAGGGAATATGCAGAGGCGTTTGAGGTGATCCGGTGGATACTGGAGTAA